The proteins below come from a single Treponema phagedenis genomic window:
- the sufU gene encoding Fe-S cluster assembly sulfur transfer protein SufU, translating into MDIDTIYQQTILEYSRNKEHKHELEGQVKIERGHNPSCGDDLTLLLKEENGIIQEASFLGTGCAISTASTNMLIELIEGKPVEEAKQKIAIFFKMMNKEPVGEEEKDLLEDAQILEYFASMPARIKCATLSWHSADVLLNKEK; encoded by the coding sequence ATTGATACAATTTATCAACAAACGATTTTAGAGTATTCACGCAATAAAGAACACAAACATGAGCTTGAAGGACAAGTGAAAATTGAGCGCGGGCATAATCCAAGCTGCGGCGATGATCTTACACTTTTATTAAAAGAAGAGAACGGTATTATTCAAGAGGCGAGTTTTCTCGGAACAGGCTGCGCTATTTCTACCGCGTCAACCAATATGCTTATAGAACTGATTGAAGGCAAACCCGTAGAAGAAGCAAAGCAAAAAATAGCTATTTTTTTTAAAATGATGAACAAAGAACCGGTCGGCGAAGAAGAAAAAGACTTACTTGAAGATGCACAGATACTTGAATACTTTGCCTCAATGCCCGCACGCATAAAATGCGCAACCTTAAGCTGGCACAGTGCCGATGTGCTTTTGAATAAAGAAAAATAA
- a CDS encoding phosphodiester glycosidase family protein, with protein MYANKKLKSILLFLFLFVLSSCATPPLLNPKIPTKEELAIEPQWQKIEDGIELAEIRIKNMPLILHAVRIDLTNPHLSIVTSEKKQFIKKENGYDGSMKAETVLRFAKRNKASAAINAAMFEYGSMLFGRTRKIIGIHISEGEVLSAPNPHYAALLFTNDKQALIIDSQKDIPENIAFAVSGIYTILRNGKILDSSIKVGDSRTAVGIANNGKTLILLLVEAENTKRSQGLDFESTALFLKRFGAEDGLHLDGGGSSTLVVKKNGAYKVIAPTIAFLPLRRVASCLGFVIHK; from the coding sequence ATGTACGCAAACAAAAAACTAAAAAGCATTTTACTTTTTCTTTTTTTATTTGTCCTTTCTTCGTGTGCAACCCCGCCGCTTCTTAATCCGAAAATACCGACAAAAGAAGAATTAGCCATTGAACCGCAGTGGCAAAAAATTGAAGACGGTATTGAGCTTGCGGAAATCCGTATAAAAAACATGCCGCTTATTTTGCATGCGGTGCGGATAGATTTAACCAACCCGCATCTTTCGATCGTAACATCTGAAAAAAAACAATTCATCAAAAAAGAAAACGGCTATGACGGCAGCATGAAGGCTGAAACGGTTTTACGGTTTGCAAAAAGAAATAAAGCATCGGCGGCAATTAACGCCGCAATGTTTGAGTACGGCTCAATGCTTTTTGGCAGAACAAGAAAAATAATCGGAATACATATTTCCGAAGGAGAAGTTTTAAGTGCCCCGAATCCGCATTATGCCGCCTTGCTTTTTACAAACGATAAACAGGCACTTATAATTGATTCTCAAAAAGATATCCCAGAAAATATTGCCTTTGCGGTAAGCGGCATTTATACTATTTTGCGCAACGGAAAAATTCTTGATTCAAGCATTAAGGTTGGAGACAGCCGTACCGCCGTTGGAATCGCGAACAACGGAAAAACGCTTATCCTTTTATTAGTTGAAGCGGAGAATACAAAACGAAGTCAGGGTTTGGATTTTGAATCAACCGCACTGTTTTTAAAAAGATTCGGCGCGGAAGACGGCTTACACCTTGACGGCGGCGGCTCTTCAACTCTTGTGGTAAAAAAGAACGGCGCTTATAAAGTCATCGCCCCGACTATCGCCTTTTTGCCTTTACGAAGAGTCGCTTCCTGTTTAGGTTTTGTTATACATAAATGA
- the hutG gene encoding formimidoylglutamase translates to MIRNYITEDLNSWTGRVDSVDDYDSFRWHQWIQILDLNDESLQPFDGTVGIGIIGFMCDYGINLNKGRVGAANGPKSIRRQLANLPCQFDKKLKLFDCGNVFIDDLSLREAQDSLAEAVDKILSLNLFPIVLGGGHETAFGHYLGLFKHFNECAEQKQKIGIINFDAHFDTRPYKETGASSGTMFRQIHDLNKENNLPFAYMVMGIQKHSNTNSLFKYADEVGIQYVLAKEIVHGDLYTQIEKLDEFLKAQDKIYVTICADVFSTSYAPGVSAPQPLGLDPEKLLVFLKHIFSFKKVVSFDIAEVSPRFDQDSTTASLAAALIYTVVMALDKYR, encoded by the coding sequence ATGATTAGAAATTATATTACAGAAGATTTAAATTCATGGACAGGCAGAGTTGATTCGGTTGATGATTATGATTCATTTAGGTGGCATCAATGGATTCAAATTTTAGATTTGAACGATGAAAGCTTGCAGCCTTTTGACGGTACGGTAGGAATCGGCATAATCGGTTTTATGTGTGATTATGGAATTAATCTTAACAAAGGCAGAGTCGGTGCGGCAAACGGACCGAAAAGTATCAGACGACAATTGGCGAACCTGCCGTGTCAATTTGACAAAAAATTAAAACTCTTCGATTGCGGAAATGTGTTCATAGACGATCTGTCTTTGCGAGAAGCCCAAGACTCTCTTGCCGAAGCGGTAGACAAAATTCTTTCACTTAATTTATTTCCTATAGTTCTCGGCGGCGGACATGAAACAGCATTCGGGCATTATTTAGGGTTGTTTAAACATTTCAATGAGTGCGCGGAACAAAAACAAAAAATCGGAATAATAAATTTTGATGCTCACTTTGACACAAGGCCGTATAAAGAAACGGGAGCGTCAAGCGGTACCATGTTTCGGCAAATTCATGATTTAAACAAAGAAAACAATTTGCCGTTCGCATATATGGTGATGGGAATACAAAAGCACTCAAATACCAACAGTTTGTTTAAGTATGCAGATGAAGTGGGAATTCAATATGTGTTGGCAAAAGAAATTGTACACGGGGATTTGTACACACAAATAGAAAAGCTTGATGAGTTTTTAAAAGCGCAAGACAAAATATATGTTACCATTTGCGCCGATGTCTTTTCAACATCGTATGCGCCGGGGGTTTCCGCTCCGCAACCGCTCGGACTTGATCCGGAAAAACTTTTGGTGTTCTTAAAGCATATCTTTTCGTTTAAAAAAGTTGTAAGCTTTGACATTGCGGAAGTATCTCCGCGCTTTGATCAAGACAGCACAACAGCTTCCCTTGCCGCCGCTTTAATCTATACGGTAGTTATGGCGCTGGATAAATATCGGTGA
- a CDS encoding LPS-assembly protein LptD has product MSETYMNKLLGCVGILFFLSTFVFAAEKSETLRTVTINSAREMQYVKMPGAKKPDSENEKSDSDSAPQEDPGAVGGDAKPSSKSEKEESDSSVKEDKKSDAKTAEETEQPADDDKDEIVIFSGNVSISVADGDSTSTITADQIIYNRSMDMLHASGGVFYERKIGEKSGQTFKGEKLLFNIKEMTGVFLDGAIRQEPVRKKQNPFFIQSNVVGRDASGVVTFKNGILSTSDEEYPLWSIKASRIWLLPGNELAFANGYFSIGVVPIFYLPFFYYPADEMITHPVFGFRNREGAFVQTTTYIIGRKPLPKQEEGSTFSNFLLSDSLKEQKLEGLFFKNLETPASNTNPSYLKLIADYYSGLGGLVGLDGKFEPKSSAVKKINFSVFFGVSRTLYKQSSTPLYSIYDRKGESHMSKSYLFGKKMPFRYKSTFSFNLNKAPFTLDIDFPLVSDPFFKSDYFNREEDMNWFKYLLNKDKLADAKGASSEDSFSWIFKTSLRPSIKQISPWISSFGIDSASFRVDFRSKSNKDLSVEEILNSPERKFFYQQLMRPEIRSSISGTLINNEMFKSKKKPADSLAPEGIKNPFIEEQKQESAKEQDKEKEESKDAVEENKHETEKTPNEEEPLFLDVFIPAFKIKNSSSDLRSKYRSVDFSLSYTGDVTGLQETIFDSDNWHKPEDVKWKEFKTKFFQYKGKVGLSSKISYAKDFLSLSNSLEFSGNQQGHNYVKNTASEAKSKKANYEASVYSLKNSNTLTIKPFSDFPMFNPIAISWNLSEILIKNKFTGTVDTPEWTVEKLKWHKDFITAHTVGLTVGVVLNEYTQKMAFTANLPPLLQAYSAETSFTFPYGSLSFSSKLFEKEKEKKKWFWDPFVSKLTFSLPYSIGLTQEYSYNIEEKSSERYLISFARKGLSASYTMNRDMRYVLDPRKGWVSKSKDKRFLPNTIGINYSNSSNPFKIYSWKNRLAVDLSFSSSLQIHLQKITDSYFTFTPSVTFKIHEFWDLSFGSTSRNDSIARYFQRFLNLPVVIPGETNILKDLLASFYFWDINARKSSGFKLKSLNVGLTHYLKDWTMKFTYAISPQKKDKIVAGKKQFYYEFTPTITFVVEWNPISDIKVKTEKKEKKFTLSRGEIK; this is encoded by the coding sequence TTGAGCGAAACATACATGAATAAGCTTCTCGGTTGTGTCGGTATTCTTTTTTTTCTTTCTACTTTTGTATTTGCTGCGGAAAAGTCTGAAACCTTGCGGACTGTTACGATTAATTCCGCGCGGGAAATGCAGTATGTAAAAATGCCGGGTGCAAAAAAGCCCGACTCGGAAAATGAAAAATCGGATTCCGATTCGGCGCCGCAAGAAGATCCCGGGGCGGTAGGAGGCGATGCAAAGCCTTCCTCTAAGAGTGAAAAAGAAGAGTCCGACTCATCGGTAAAAGAAGATAAAAAATCCGATGCTAAAACGGCTGAGGAAACCGAACAGCCAGCTGACGATGACAAAGATGAAATTGTCATATTTTCAGGCAATGTTTCGATTTCAGTTGCCGACGGAGATTCCACTTCTACCATTACCGCCGACCAAATTATTTATAATAGATCAATGGATATGCTGCATGCATCTGGCGGCGTATTTTATGAGCGCAAGATTGGAGAAAAATCGGGGCAAACTTTTAAAGGAGAAAAACTTCTTTTTAATATAAAAGAGATGACCGGCGTCTTTCTTGACGGTGCAATTCGACAGGAGCCGGTGCGAAAAAAACAAAATCCTTTTTTTATTCAATCCAATGTTGTCGGGCGTGATGCAAGCGGTGTGGTAACTTTTAAAAACGGAATACTAAGCACTAGCGACGAAGAATATCCGCTGTGGTCAATCAAGGCAAGCAGGATATGGCTTTTACCCGGAAATGAGCTTGCCTTTGCCAACGGTTATTTTTCAATCGGAGTGGTTCCCATTTTTTATCTGCCGTTTTTTTATTACCCCGCCGACGAGATGATTACTCATCCGGTATTCGGGTTCAGAAATCGTGAAGGTGCTTTTGTGCAGACAACCACCTATATTATTGGCAGAAAACCGCTGCCAAAACAGGAAGAAGGATCAACCTTTTCAAACTTTCTTTTAAGCGATTCTTTAAAAGAGCAAAAACTTGAAGGTCTTTTTTTTAAAAACCTCGAAACGCCGGCAAGCAATACAAATCCCAGTTATTTAAAACTTATTGCGGATTATTATTCGGGGCTTGGCGGTCTTGTGGGGCTTGACGGCAAATTTGAACCGAAAAGCTCTGCAGTAAAAAAAATTAACTTTTCTGTTTTTTTTGGTGTTTCCCGTACGCTGTATAAACAGAGCAGTACGCCTTTGTACTCAATATATGATAGAAAAGGCGAATCTCACATGAGTAAATCTTATCTTTTCGGTAAGAAAATGCCTTTTCGATATAAGTCAACATTTTCTTTTAATTTAAATAAGGCTCCTTTTACCCTTGATATTGATTTTCCTTTGGTTTCCGATCCTTTTTTCAAATCCGATTATTTTAATCGTGAAGAAGATATGAATTGGTTTAAATATCTTTTAAATAAAGATAAACTTGCGGATGCTAAAGGCGCGTCTTCTGAAGATTCTTTTTCATGGATTTTTAAAACATCGCTCCGTCCATCAATTAAACAAATTTCTCCGTGGATAAGTTCTTTCGGTATAGACAGTGCTTCTTTTCGTGTTGATTTTAGATCAAAATCAAACAAAGATCTTTCAGTGGAAGAAATTTTGAACTCTCCCGAGCGAAAGTTTTTTTATCAGCAATTGATGCGACCTGAAATTCGCAGCTCAATATCCGGTACGCTGATAAATAATGAAATGTTTAAATCCAAAAAAAAGCCTGCAGATTCACTTGCTCCTGAAGGGATAAAAAACCCTTTTATTGAAGAGCAAAAACAGGAATCCGCAAAAGAACAAGACAAAGAAAAAGAAGAATCAAAAGATGCTGTAGAGGAAAACAAACATGAAACTGAAAAAACGCCAAACGAAGAAGAGCCTCTTTTTTTAGATGTGTTTATTCCGGCGTTCAAGATTAAGAATTCATCATCCGATTTAAGAAGTAAATATCGTTCGGTTGATTTTTCTCTTTCATACACGGGTGATGTTACGGGTTTGCAGGAAACTATTTTTGATTCCGATAACTGGCATAAACCGGAGGATGTTAAGTGGAAAGAGTTTAAAACAAAATTCTTTCAGTATAAAGGGAAGGTCGGACTCAGTTCAAAAATATCGTATGCCAAAGACTTTCTCAGTTTATCAAATAGCCTTGAATTTTCAGGCAACCAACAAGGGCATAACTATGTAAAAAATACTGCTTCGGAAGCAAAGTCAAAAAAAGCAAATTATGAGGCAAGTGTTTACAGTTTAAAAAATTCCAACACACTTACGATAAAACCCTTTTCTGATTTTCCCATGTTTAATCCGATAGCAATTAGTTGGAATTTATCGGAGATACTGATAAAAAATAAATTTACCGGCACGGTAGATACTCCCGAATGGACGGTTGAAAAACTAAAATGGCATAAAGACTTTATTACTGCGCATACGGTAGGACTTACCGTTGGGGTTGTTCTAAATGAATATACCCAAAAGATGGCTTTTACCGCTAACTTGCCGCCGCTTTTACAAGCATATTCCGCTGAAACAAGCTTCACATTTCCCTATGGATCGCTTTCTTTTTCCTCAAAACTATTTGAGAAAGAAAAAGAAAAGAAAAAATGGTTTTGGGATCCCTTTGTTTCAAAACTTACCTTTTCGCTTCCGTACTCAATCGGACTTACGCAAGAATATTCATACAATATAGAAGAAAAAAGCAGCGAACGATATCTGATTTCTTTTGCTCGAAAGGGTTTATCCGCTTCGTATACGATGAATAGAGATATGCGTTATGTGCTTGACCCGCGAAAAGGATGGGTGTCAAAATCAAAAGATAAAAGGTTTTTACCGAATACCATAGGAATTAATTATTCAAATTCTTCAAATCCGTTTAAGATATATTCATGGAAAAATCGGCTTGCGGTGGATCTTTCTTTTTCAAGTTCGTTGCAAATTCATTTACAAAAAATTACGGACAGCTATTTTACCTTTACACCTTCCGTCACTTTTAAAATACATGAATTTTGGGATTTATCCTTTGGCTCTACTAGCAGGAATGACAGCATAGCCCGCTACTTTCAAAGATTTTTAAATCTTCCGGTGGTAATACCCGGCGAAACAAATATTTTAAAAGACTTACTTGCTTCTTTTTATTTTTGGGATATAAATGCCCGGAAGTCTTCGGGGTTTAAACTGAAATCTTTAAATGTCGGATTAACGCATTATTTAAAAGATTGGACAATGAAATTTACCTATGCGATAAGCCCGCAAAAAAAGGATAAAATTGTTGCAGGAAAAAAACAATTCTATTATGAATTTACACCGACCATTACATTTGTAGTGGAATGGAATCCGATTTCAGATATTAAAGTAAAAACTGAAAAAAAGGAAAAGAAATTCACGTTGAGTAGAGGCGAGATAAAATAA
- the uvrA gene encoding excinuclease ABC subunit UvrA produces MQKQDSQLKSVNKLVIRGAREHNLQNIDVELPRDKLVVISGLSGSGKSSLAFDTIFAEGQRRYVESLSAYARQFLGRMDKPDVDYIGGLSPAISIEQKTTHRNPRSTVGTVTEIYDYYRLLYARIGHAHCPNCGKEIQEQTVDQIIDTIMTWNEGTRIQLLSPIIKGKKGEHQKIIEDAQKAGFVRARIDGLIVNLEDGIKLDKQKKHTIELIVDRIQLSKDVRKRLAESVETALESSGGTLIVLTQASKDSLQNEVFFSQKNACPDCGISMPELQPRLFSFNNPFGACPECTGLGAKQAFDFNLLVPDKTLSFNEGAFLTFKPDSAWNYARFAALAEKYGFSLDTPVNKLSKKALSVIMYGTGSEPIHFTYEREDGSRKASYNRPWLGVFSEMQRKYNEAYSNAQRESYERYMSVSQCEACKGRRLKPEALAVTVGGKNIYELTLLSVSDSIEFFKNLKISETEQVIAQQILKEITSRLDFMQNVGLDYLTLERKAATLSGGEAQRIRLATQIGSSLIGVLYILDEPSIGLHQRDNERLINTLTYLRDIGNTVLVVEHDEQTLRTADYIVDLGPGAGVHGGKIIAAGTPAEVMRVKESLTGQYLAGTLTMEVPKERRKGNGHVLRLSGVTEHNLKNVSVDIPLGTFTCITGVSGSGKSTLLTDILYPAVSNRLMRSSLPEGAYKKIEGLEHIDKVINIDQSPIGRTPRSNPATYVGVFTGIRDLFASLPDSKMRGYKPGRFSFNVRGGRCEHCRGDGTITIEMNFLPDVYITCDVCRGKRFNKETLDIRYKGKNIADVLNLTVEEAADFFAPIPHIARKLETLLSVGLGYIKLGQSALTLSGGEAQRVKLANELAKRSTGKTLYILDEPTTGLHFADVKQLMAVIQRLVEQGNTVVMIEHNLDVILQADKLIDLGPEGGVNGGEIIAEGTPEELAAVKNSYTGFYVKEMLERNIHE; encoded by the coding sequence ACGTGATAAGCTGGTGGTTATTTCAGGGCTGTCTGGTTCGGGGAAGAGTTCGCTTGCCTTTGATACTATTTTTGCCGAGGGGCAGCGCCGGTATGTTGAGTCTCTTTCTGCGTATGCGCGGCAGTTTTTGGGCAGGATGGATAAGCCCGATGTTGATTATATCGGCGGTTTGTCGCCCGCCATTTCTATTGAACAAAAAACAACACACCGTAATCCGCGCTCTACGGTCGGCACGGTTACCGAAATATACGATTATTATCGGCTTTTGTATGCCCGAATCGGGCATGCGCATTGTCCAAATTGCGGGAAGGAAATTCAGGAGCAAACGGTTGACCAAATTATCGACACGATTATGACTTGGAACGAGGGGACGCGCATTCAGCTTTTGTCTCCGATTATTAAAGGCAAAAAAGGAGAGCATCAAAAAATTATTGAGGATGCACAAAAGGCGGGGTTTGTGCGGGCGCGCATTGACGGGCTTATCGTCAATTTAGAGGACGGAATAAAGCTTGATAAACAAAAAAAGCATACGATTGAGTTGATTGTTGATCGTATTCAGCTTTCAAAAGATGTGCGCAAGCGGCTTGCAGAGTCGGTGGAAACGGCGCTTGAAAGTTCCGGCGGCACGCTTATTGTGCTGACGCAGGCATCAAAGGATTCTCTGCAGAATGAGGTGTTTTTTTCACAAAAGAATGCCTGTCCCGATTGCGGTATTTCCATGCCTGAGCTGCAGCCGCGGCTTTTTTCGTTTAATAATCCCTTTGGCGCCTGTCCCGAATGTACCGGACTCGGGGCAAAGCAGGCGTTTGATTTTAATCTTCTTGTACCTGATAAAACACTTTCTTTTAATGAGGGTGCTTTTTTAACCTTCAAGCCCGATTCCGCGTGGAATTATGCGCGTTTTGCCGCATTGGCGGAAAAGTATGGGTTTTCTCTTGATACGCCGGTGAATAAGCTTTCCAAAAAAGCGCTTTCAGTAATCATGTACGGTACCGGCTCGGAACCTATTCATTTTACCTATGAGCGGGAAGACGGCTCGCGGAAGGCAAGTTATAATCGTCCGTGGCTGGGCGTGTTTTCGGAAATGCAGCGGAAGTATAATGAAGCGTATTCCAATGCACAGCGGGAAAGTTATGAGCGGTATATGTCTGTTTCTCAGTGTGAGGCATGCAAGGGGCGGCGTTTAAAGCCCGAAGCCTTGGCGGTTACGGTTGGCGGGAAGAATATCTATGAGCTTACCCTTCTTTCCGTGTCGGACTCTATTGAATTTTTTAAAAATCTAAAAATAAGCGAAACCGAGCAGGTAATTGCGCAGCAAATTTTAAAAGAGATCACTTCCCGCCTTGATTTTATGCAGAATGTGGGACTTGATTATTTAACGCTGGAGCGGAAGGCGGCAACGCTTTCAGGCGGCGAGGCACAGCGAATTCGGCTTGCAACGCAGATCGGCTCAAGTTTGATCGGCGTGTTGTATATTCTTGATGAGCCTTCAATCGGTTTACATCAGCGGGATAATGAGCGGCTGATTAATACGCTCACTTATTTGCGCGATATCGGTAATACGGTTTTGGTTGTGGAGCATGATGAGCAAACGCTGCGTACCGCCGATTATATTGTCGATTTGGGGCCGGGCGCCGGTGTGCACGGCGGGAAGATTATTGCGGCGGGAACGCCTGCTGAAGTGATGCGGGTAAAAGAAAGCCTTACTGGGCAGTATCTTGCCGGCACGCTGACAATGGAGGTGCCGAAAGAGCGGCGTAAGGGGAACGGACATGTGTTGCGGCTTTCCGGTGTAACCGAGCATAATTTAAAAAACGTGTCGGTGGACATACCGCTCGGTACTTTTACCTGTATTACAGGCGTTTCCGGTTCGGGGAAGTCAACCCTGCTAACCGATATTTTGTATCCGGCTGTTTCCAATCGCTTGATGCGCAGTAGCCTGCCCGAGGGTGCGTATAAAAAAATTGAGGGTTTGGAGCATATTGATAAGGTAATAAACATAGATCAGAGTCCGATCGGCAGAACGCCGCGCTCAAACCCCGCAACCTATGTGGGTGTGTTTACCGGCATTCGAGACCTTTTTGCAAGTTTGCCCGATTCTAAGATGCGCGGATATAAGCCGGGCAGGTTTTCGTTTAATGTGCGGGGCGGCAGATGTGAGCATTGCCGCGGGGACGGCACCATCACCATCGAGATGAATTTTTTACCCGATGTGTATATTACCTGCGATGTGTGCCGGGGCAAGCGTTTTAATAAAGAGACCTTGGATATTCGGTATAAAGGAAAAAATATTGCCGATGTATTAAATCTTACGGTTGAAGAAGCCGCCGATTTTTTTGCGCCTATTCCGCATATTGCGCGTAAGCTTGAAACCCTGCTTTCGGTTGGCTTGGGGTATATTAAGCTGGGACAGTCGGCCTTAACGCTTTCGGGCGGCGAGGCGCAGCGGGTGAAGCTTGCAAATGAGCTTGCAAAGCGTTCAACCGGCAAAACTTTGTACATTCTTGATGAGCCTACCACCGGTTTACATTTTGCCGATGTAAAGCAATTGATGGCGGTTATTCAGCGTTTGGTAGAGCAGGGAAATACGGTAGTGATGATCGAGCATAATCTTGATGTTATTTTACAGGCAGATAAGCTTATTGATCTTGGCCCCGAAGGCGGAGTAAACGGCGGTGAAATTATTGCCGAAGGAACGCCCGAAGAGCTTGCGGCGGTGAAAAATTCATATACCGGATTTTATGTAAAGGAAATGCTTGAGCGAAACATACATGAATAA